One Eremothecium cymbalariae DBVPG#7215 chromosome 2, complete sequence DNA window includes the following coding sequences:
- a CDS encoding Zn(II)2Cys6 transcription factor domain-containing protein (similar to Ashbya gossypii AFR171W) yields MQRQSFGQTRMSADGAIRKSLVKRSKYSKNGCSECKRRKVKCDEAKPACWQCSHLGKRCVYLMNTAKIRFKEINVLSFKDKPKVLKKGELYIKEQELVDKDGVDISPRCINVNSVSYDTPLLATDLFESLGDLMQCETPSANEVLGETSMFKKYDKWEVVASKLYMVSTEEVEYLKVFYHKPSYWLFPLATSPDTNICNHVLFEQIMRTNLLENTSSSYLQSAMVTIAAKYLFNTSRNREYDVVRERYLQKVFEQLHQEFASLANGSLVSLKIENLILCVLILTLDNSKFWEEPWRLRLSGARDLFLKYQRCENRDSMNSNSMRQVILLLSSSWFAAIEFASLFNFGTLHNNGDIDMMFSLDLQCKNELNLLNLGLLTEKGFNIFLGYSTESLNLLKEIKKFLNNPKSDPFNDRFILISSLFMGCRKFEVISNEFSKIKGTPMLENSTLQQNAIVRYNNQLYSVFDTIHQTNFEALFMVFLMEGANFDSTSPLVQNSADRIWKFIEWIFQGSKLSNKEAAYIMERINSGSLKNYDDFKELNLNLVSLCLIEPLRKDFRCMMIQTGVVLCASTLAIYPLSELNLVRCKCIAYFQYLIDTLGIESGRVSIQYIFNAWTQSSNKPLSNFHDYVAFSHTQL; encoded by the coding sequence ATGCAAAGGCAATCTTTTGGTCAAACAAGAATGAGTGCAGATGGAGCGATTAGGAAGAGTTTGGTCAAGAGAAGTAAATATTCTAAGAATGGATGTAGCGAATGCAAACGAAGGAAAGTAAAATGTGACGAAGCCAAGCCAGCATGTTGGCAGTGTTCTCATCTAGGGAAGAGATGCGTTTACCTAATGAATACAGCTAAGATTAGATTTAAGGAAATTAATGTTTTATCCTTTAAAGACAAACCTAAGGTTCTGAAGAAAGGAGAGCTTTATATAAAGGAGCAAGAATTGGTCGATAAAGACGGCGTTGATATATCTCCGCGATGTATAAATGTGAATTCTGTGTCTTATGATACTCCATTATTAGCTACAGATCTATTTGAGAGTCTTGGGGATCTTATGCAGTGCGAAACGCCAAGTGCTAATGAGGTTTTGGGCGAAACATCAATGTTTAAGAAGTATGATAAGTGGGAGGTCGTAGCTAGCAAGTTATATATGGTTTCGACAGAAGAAGTGGAATACCTGAAAGTCTTTTATCACAAACCATCTTACTGGCTATTTCCGCTAGCAACCTCTCCAGACACCAATATTTGTAATCATGTCCTCTTCGAACAAATTATGAGAACAAACCTTCTGGAAAatacttcttcttcgtaTCTACAAAGTGCAATGGTAACGATTGCTGCCAAATATCTTTTCAATACTTCAAGAAATAGGGAATATGATGTAGTTCGGGAACGTTATCTACAAAAGgtatttgaacaattgcACCAGGAGTTTGCATCTTTGGCTAATGGATCATTGGTTTCGCTgaaaattgaaaatttaaTTCTATGTGTTTTGATCCTTACCTTGGATAATTCTAAATTCTGGGAGGAACCATGGAGATTACGTCTGAGTGGTGCTAGAGATTTATTTCTGAAGTATCAAAGATGTGAAAATAGAGATAGTATGAATTCTAACAGTATGCGGCAGGTCATTTTGCTGTTGTCCAGCTCCTGGTTTGCTGCGATTGAATTTGCATCCCTTTTTAACTTTGGTACCCTCCATAATAATGGCGATATAGATATGATGTTTTCTTTAGATCTTCAATGTAAGAATGAATTGAATCTATTAAACTTAGGTTTATTGACTGAAAAAGGTTTTAACATCTTTCTGGGATATTCTACCGAATcattgaatttattgaaggAGATcaaaaagtttttaaataatccaaaaagCGATCCATTTAACGATAGATTTATATTGATATCTAGCCTTTTCATGGGCTGCAGAAAGTTTGAAGTTATTTCAAATGAATTTAGTAAAATCAAAGGCACGCCAATGTTAGAAAACTCTACACTACAGCAGAATGCTATAGTAAGATATAACAACCAGCTGTAttctgtttttgatacCATCCATCAAACTAATTTTGAAGCACTATTtatggtatttttaatgGAGGGAGCCAATTTTGATTCTACATCTCCACTAGTTCAGAATAGTGCAGATCGTATCTGGAAATTTATTGAATGGATATTTCAGGGGTCCAAGctttcaaataaagaagCCGCCTATATTATGGAAAGAATTAATAGCGgatcattaaaaaattatgatgactttaaagaattgaatttaaatttggTCTCTTTGTGCCTCATTGAACCGCTCAGGAAGGACTTTCGATGCATGATGATCCAGACTGGAGTAGTGTTGTGTGCCAGCACTTTGGCAATATATCCTTTGTCTGAGCTCAACCTAGTTAGGTGCAAATGTATTGCCTATTTCCAGTATCTGATTGACACCTTGGGCATTGAATCAGGTAGAGTGTCGatccaatatatatttaacGCCTGGACGCAATCATCAAATAAGCCATTATCTAACTTCCACGATTACGTCGCCTTTTCACACACACAATTATAA
- the HOS2 gene encoding histone deacetylase HOS2 (similar to Ashbya gossypii AFR172C) has translation MFFEFSYKLYSHKPQTLHQITKYPRILEKQFEAVYIMSETFLYDAKTSQQQLPFEFGSSYSPQVSYHFNPKVSQYHYGVRHPMKPFRLMLTDHLVSCYGLHKIMDLYETREATKEELLEFHAPDYIEFLSHVTPENLNKLPRGSLEKFNIGDDCPIFQGMFDYSILYAGASLDAARKLINNQSEIAINWSGGLHHAKKSNPSGFCYVNDIVLAIISLLRYHPRVLYIDIDLHHGDGVQEAFYTTDRVFTVSFHKYNGEFFPGTGDLDEIGCSKGKKFSLNVPLQDGIDDDSYINLFKSIIDPLVTSYKPTVIIQQCGADSLGHDRLGCFNLNIKAHGECVKFVKSFGIPILCVGGGGYTPRNVSRLWAYETGVLNDVLLPSDIPKDIPFTDWFGPDYSLHPVLDDLYENKNSKKYLENIRIRCLENLKYLQGAPSVRMDAELIPTQDLSGLTEEEEELIRDLNQEDELYRLEQIERENTRRGELM, from the coding sequence TTACATTATGTCTGAAACGTTCCTATATGATGCCAAAACATCTCAGCAACAGCTTCCTTTTGAATTTGGTTCATCTTATTCTCCACAAGTTTCATATCATTTCAATCCTAAAGTATCACAGTATCATTATGGTGTTAGGCATCCTATGAAACCGTTTAGATTGATGTTAACAGATCATTTAGTATCGTGTTATGGGTTGCATAAGATTATGGATCTCTATGAGACGAGGGAGGCCACTAAGGAagagttgttagaattTCATGCTCCGGATTACATAGAATTCTTGTCTCATGTAACACCTGAGAACCTAAACAAACTACCCAGAGGTTCCTTGGAGAAATTTAATATTGGAGACGATTGTCCTATCTTTCAAGGTATGTTCGACTACAGCATCTTATATGCGGGAGCATCTTTAGATGCAGCGAGGAAGTTGATCAATAATCAATCGGAAATTGCTATCAATTGGTCTGGCGGGTTACATCATGCCAAAAAGAGCAATCCGTCAGGGTTCTGTTATGTGAATGATATTGTGTTAGCAATAATCAGCTTGTTGCGGTATCACCCCAGAGTGCTATATATCGACATAGATTTACACCATGGTGATGGTGTGCAGGAAGCATTCTACACAACAGACCGGGTTTTTACGGTATCGTTCCACAAATATAATGGGGAGTTTTTCCCAGGTACAGGGGATTTAGACGAAATAGGTTGTTCTAAAGGCAAAAAGTTTTCCTTAAATGTTCCATTGCAGGACGGgattgatgatgattcatATATTAATTTGTTCAAGAGTATAATAGACCCATTAGTTACTTCCTACAAGCCCACAGTTATCATTCAACAGTGTGGTGCAGATTCATTGGGGCATGACAGGTTGGgttgttttaatttaaaCATCAAAGCACATGGTGAGTGCGTTAAATTTGTAAAATCATTTGGTATTCCTATACTCTGTGTAGGGGGCGGTGGCTACACGCCCAGAAATGTCTCGCGCCTATGGGCATATGAGACTGGTGTATTAAACGATGTATTGTTACCATCAGATATTCCCAAGGATATTCCTTTCACTGATTGGTTTGGTCCAGATTATTCATTACATCCTGTTCTAGATGATCTTTATGAAAATAAGaactcaaaaaaatatttggaaaatatacGGATCAGATGTCTTGAGAATTTGAAATACCTTCAGGGCGCTCCTAGTGTACGTATGGATGCAGAATTAATACCAACTCAGGATCTTTCTGGGTTAAcggaagaagaggaggaacTGATACGAGACTTGAACCAGGAGGACGAGCTTTATAGATTGGAACAAATAGAAAGGGAAAATACTCGTCGAGGAGAGTTAAtgtaa